The following proteins are encoded in a genomic region of Salminus brasiliensis chromosome 17, fSalBra1.hap2, whole genome shotgun sequence:
- the LOC140538525 gene encoding vitellogenin-like produces the protein MRAAVLALTVALVASNQINLVPEFSAGKTFVYKYEGLILGGLPQEGLGKAGVKVTSKVLIRAEAQNTFLLKLQDPQLFEYAGIWPQDSFAPAAKLLAALNPQLTVPIKFEYANGMVGNIFAPAGVSATVLNLHRGILNILQLNIKNTQNVYELHEAGTHGVCKAHYMISEDAKTHQIVVTKSKDLTHCHEKAIKDIGLAYAEKCAECQQRLQSLTGTATYTYVMKPTDAGAVVAEATAEELHQFSLFNTITGAAQMRAKQTLALLEVQNTAVAPAGAEYAARGSLKYEFATEILQTPIQLLKINNAEAQIAEVLQHLVANNAAMVHEDAPLKFLQLVQLMRVATFEGVQTIWDQYKTKPVHRRWILDAVPFVGTPVALKFIKEKFHAGEFTTAEFTQALVIGLHMANADPAAIQQAAGLALSPKIKAIPAMREVVMLGYGSMVAKHCAEVPSCSADLLKPIHEHAAEAIAKAEISEVTLALKALGNAGHPASLKPIMKLLPGFGAAAATMPMKVQVDAILALRNIAKKEPKMVQPVALQLFMDKNLHPEVRMVACIALLETKPSVALMSTVAGALEKEPNMEVASFAYSYIKSLTRSMSPDLMHVAAAANVAIRALSPKMDRLSYLSSTALHLDLYISPAMVGAAGSAFIINDAATILPRAVVTKARAYLAGAAADVLEVGVRTEGLQEALQKTPAGDRNADRVTKIKHTLKALMNWKALPAGQPLASIYVKLFGQEIAFANIEKTFIEQIIEQATQTAKPRARELMKEAVKALQAGIAIQYAKPLLAAEVRRIVPTGVGVPMELGFYTAAVAAAAVNAKAVITPPLPEQIETVTLDQLKKTDIQLQAEARPSVAMHTFAVIGVNTALIQAAVMARGKIHTAVPGKVAARADLPRGNIKVEVLPAAAPAHIAAVSFETLAVARNVEDLPAERVASLAPAGHSGADSLIPASIQKTLCGAVPYFEIKGCLEVNSRHAGFMGYNPLYYMIGQHAARISVSKGDGPALERLEFEVHVGAKAAEKLTREISAVEAGSQEENIILMKLREILEAGLKNKNSSSSSSSSTRSSSSSRSSRSSRLGSSSSSSRSSRSSRSSRSSHSRRSSSSASSISSSRSTSSSSRYGPFLKFHKEQYLASHARSSSSSSIEALQRQVKLLGDAIPPAFAIIARAVRSDRNLEYQVAVYLDKATSRAQIVLSPIAEKWKMCADGVLPSKHKVSARLGWGAECQDYAADFKVETGVIESNPAVRLEVEWNKLPRLITFAATYAKRATEYLPLLRAARLAGLALDRAENKDKEVALIVALPTQTSANIIWRAPKMTLSKMDVPVPVAVPIEKDGSIPALENMDIRGAIEDIKNLDFNTLIKKGLQD, from the exons ATGAGAGCTGCCGTGCTTGCTCTGACTGTGGCCCTTGTGG CGAGTAATCAGATCAACCTTG TTCCAGAGTTTTCCGCTGGTAAGACCTTTGTATACAAATATGAGGGTCTGATCTTGGGCGGTCTGCCTCAGGAGGGTCTGGGCAAGGCTGGAGTAAAAGTTACCAGCAAGGTTCTCATCAGGGCTGAGGCACAGAATACTTTCCTTCTGAAG CTCCAGGATCCTCAGCTCTTTGAGTATGCCGGGATCTGGCCCCAGGATTCTTTTGCTCCTGCTGCTAAGCTCCTTGCCGCTCTGAACCCTCAACTTACAGTTCCCATCAAATTTGAGTATGCCAATGGTATGGTAGGTAATATATTCGCCCCTGCGGGAGTGTCTGCTACTGTCCTGAACTTGCACAGAGGCATCCTCAACATCCTCCAGCTCAATATCAAGAACACCCAGAATGTCTATGAGCTGCATGAG GCTGGAACTCATGGAGTCTGCAAGGCCCACTATATGATCAGTGAGGATGCAAAGACCCATCAGATTGTTGTGACAAAGTCCAAAGACCTGACCCACTGCCATGAGAAGGCCATCAAGGACATTGGTTTGGCTTATGCTGAGAAGTGTGCTGAATGCCAGCAG AGACTTCAGAGTCTGACTGGAACTGCAACCTACACCTACGTCATGAAGCCAACTGATGCTGGTGCTGTGGTCGCAGAGGCTACAGCTGAAGAGCTACACCAGTTCTCACTATTCAATACCATCACTGGAGCAGCACAAATGAGGGCCAA GCAAACACTGGCCCTACTGGAGGTCCAGAACACTGCTGTTGCTCCAGCCGGTGCTGAATATGCGGCCCGTGGAAGCCTGAAGTATGAGTTTGCCACTGAGATTTTGCAAACCCCCATTCAGCTTCTAAAGATCAACAACGCAGAAGCACAG ATTGCGGAAGTCTTGCAGCATCTGGTTGCAAACAATGCAGCCATGGTCCATGAGGATGCTCCACTGAAGTTCCTTCAGCTTGTCCAGCTCATGCGTGTTGCTACTTTTGAGGGTGTTCAAACCATTTGGGATCAGTACAAGACCAAACCTGTTCACAG ACGATGGATTCTGGACGCAGTCCCTTTTGTTGGCACACCAGTAGCCTTGAAGTTCATCAAGGAAAAGTTCCATGCTGGCGAGTTCACCACTGCTGAATTCACTCAGGCCCTTGTGATTGGACTGCACATGGCCAATGCTGATCCAGCTGCTATTCAACAGGCTGCT GGCCTGGCACTGAGCCCCAAAATCAAGGCAATTCCAGCAATGCGTGAGGTGGTCATGCTGGGCTATGGTTCCATGGTTGCCAAACACTGTGCTGAAGTTCCTTCTTGTTCTGCTGATCTCCTCAAG CCTATCCATGAGCATGCTGCTGAAGCCATTGCCAAGGCTGAAATATCTGAAGTCACCCTGGCTCTGAAGGCTCTGGGCAATGCTGGTCACCCTGCTAGCCTTAAACCCATCATGAAGCTCTTGCCTGGATTCGGAGCTGCAGCTGCAACCATGCCCATGAAAGTTCAAGTTGATGCCATCTTGGCTCTCAGGAACATCGCGAAGAAGGAGCCAAAGATG GTTCAGCCAGTGGCCCTGCAACTTTTCATGGATAAGAATCTTCATCCTGAAGTCCGTATGGTTGCCTGTATTGCGCTACTTGAAACCAAGCCCTCAGTCGCTCTAATGTCCACTGTTGCTGGTGCTTTGGAGAAAGAGCCCAACATGGAAGTTGCCAGTTTTGCATACTCTTACATCAAGTCTCTGACCAGAAGCATGTCCCCTGATTTGATGCATGT GGCTGCTGCAGCTAATGTTGCCATCAGAGCGTTGAGCCCGAAAATGGACAGACTGAGCTACCTTTCAAGCACTGCTCTTCACTTGGACCTTTATATCT CTCCTGCCATGgttggtgctgctggtagtGCTTTCATCATCAATGATGCTGCCACTATTTTGCCCAGAGCTGTTGTGACAAAAGCTCGTGCCTACTTGGCTGGAGCAGCTGCTGATGTTCTTGAG GTTGGTGTGAGAACTGAGGGGCTCCAGGAAGCTCTACAGAAAACTCCTGCTGGAGATCGGAATGCTGATCGTGTTACCAAGATAAAGCACACCTTGAAGGCA CTGATGAACTGGAAGGCCTTGCCAGCCGGTCAGCCACTGGCTTCCATCTACGTGAAACTCTTTGGACAGGAAATTGCTTTTGCCAACATTGAGAAAACCTTCATTGAGCAGATCATTGAGCAGGCAACACAG ACTGCAAAACCACGTGCACGTGAACTGATGAAGGAGGCTGTTAAAGCCTTGCAGGCTGGCATTGCCATCCAATATGCCAAGCCTTTGCTGGCAGCTGAGGTACGCCGCATTGTCCCCACTGGTGTTGGTGTGCCCATGGAGCTTGGTTTTtacactgctgctgttgctgctgcagcTGTCAATG CAAAGGCTGTCATTACACCTCCCCTACCTGAGCAGATAGAGACCGTCACTCTTGATCAGCTGAAGAAGACTGACATCCAGTTGCAAGCTGAGGCCAGACCAAG TGTTGCCATGCATACCTTTGCTGTGATTGGAGTAAACACTGCCTTGATTCAGGCCGCTGTCATGGCCAGAGGAAAGATTCACACTGCTGTGCCAGGAAAAGTGGCTGCAAGAGCTGACCTTCCAAGAGGAAACATCAAGGTGGAGGTTCtgcctgctgctgctcctgctcatattgctgctgtcag CTTTGAGACTCTTGCTGTAGCCAGAAATGTTGAGGATCTCCCTGCTGAGAGAGTAGCATCTTTGGCACCTGCTGGGCACTCTGGTGCTGACTCCTTGATACCTGCTTCAATTCAGAAGACCTTGTGTGGTGCTGTCCCCTACTTTGAGATTAAGGGATGCCTCGAGGTTAACTCACGCCATGCTGGCTTTATGGGGTACAACCCTCTGTACTATATGATTGGGCAGCACGCAGCTCGTATTTCTGTTTCTAAAG GTGATGGTCCTGCTCTTGAAAGACTGGAGTTTGAGGTTCATGTTGGTGCTAAGGCAGCTGAGAAGCTTACTAGGGAAATCAGTGCTGTTGAAGCTGGAAGCCAAGAAGAAAACATCATCCTGATGAAACTGAGGGAAATCCTGGAGGCTGGACTGAAAAACAAGAACTCCTCAAGCAGCTCTAGCAGCTCGACCCGTTCAAGCAGCTCAAGCCGCTCAAGTCGATCAAGCCGTTTAGGCAGCTCAAGTAGCTCAAGCCGCTCAAGCCGATCAAGCCGTTCAAGTCGTTCGAGCCATTCGAGACGCTCCAGCAGCTCTGCTTCCTCCATTAGCAGCAGCAGGAGTACCAGTAGCTCTTCAAG ATATGGACCCTTCCTGAAATTCCACAAGGAACAG TACTTGGCATCACATGCAAGGTCCAGCAGTTCATCTAGCATCGAGGCCCTCCAAAGACAG GTCAAGCTTCTTGGAGATGCTATTCCTCCTGCATTTGCCATCATTGCTCGTGCTGTTAGAAGTGATCGCAATCTAGAATACCAGGTTGCTGTCTACTTGGATAAAGCCACCTCAAGAGCACAGATTGTGCTTTCCCCTATTGCTGAGAAATGGAAGATGTGTGCTGATGGTGTACTGCCAAGCAAGCATAAAGTCAGC GCCAGGCTTGGTTGGGGAGCAGAGTGCCAGGACTATGCAGCAGATTTCAAAGTTGAAACTGGTGTTATTGAATCAAACCCTGCTGTCCGTTTGGAAGTGGAGTGGAACAAACTCCCAAGACTTATAACCTTTGCAGCCACATATGCTAAAAG GGCCACAGAGTACCTCCCACTGCTCAGAGCAGCTCGCCTGGCTGGACTTGCTCTTGATAGAGCTGAAAACAAAGACAAGGAGGTTGCCCTCATTGTGGCACTACCAACTCAGACGTCAGCAAACATCATTTGGAGAGCTCCAAAA ATGACCCTGTCAAAAATGGATGTACCTGTTCCTGTTGCTGTGCCCATTGAAAAAGATGGAAGCATTCCAGCTCTTGAGAATATGGACATTCGTGGCGCCATTGAGGATATTAAGAATTTGGACTTTAATACCCTCATCAAAAAA GGGCTGCAGGATTGA
- the LOC140537807 gene encoding afadin- and alpha-actinin-binding protein-like, whose amino-acid sequence MPESSYEDISTIYCYSTMPPSRQYSHSTMPLLPVSPYSGPSDFCTESNISECMLYISQELSSLGLPSIFYNMNGIRELDVIAALNGMYDLLQLHRRAVGMVEELEVEQLKVSSDLHCQQLTSSKLKDQLELSKKENVRLRERERQLEINVKTLQNCLKNEKEEVQKLQNIIASRATQYNHDMKRKEREFSKLKERLSQLLTDKKDKKQGMDILNYVGRSDGRRSQWKTGKTDARHESEMYKTLLNEFDKHQKELMLENAELKKVLQQMKREMVGILSPKKHSQKEETSTEFTDQQAASDEEETSEISCEHAREKLTNSIRQQWRKLKHHVENLDNKASMVQLGREVGEEMISRDIHQEEMERLKIEIQQCKDFIQTQQQLLQQQLNTPCDEETAAVLNDCYMLEEKERLKEEWKTFEEQRKNFEMERRSFTEAAIRLGHERKMFEEDRATWLKHQFLNMTFTEHMAIKTQNALSDYSVQEQKHTSGPKTPL is encoded by the exons ATGCCAGAGTCATCATATG AAGACATCAGCACCATTTACTGTTACTCTACAATGCCTCCATCCAGGCAGTACAGCCATTCCACAATGCCTCTCCTGCCTGTTAGTCCTTACAGTGGTCCCAGTGACTTTTGTACAGAGAGCAATATATCAGAGTGTATGCTGTACATCAGTCAG GAGCTTTCATCTCTGGGTTTGCCGTCCATTTTCTACAACATGAATGGGATTCGAGAGCTTGATGTCATTGCGGCACTAAACGGCATGTATGATCTGCTGCAGTTGCATCGGCGTGCTGTGGGaatggtggaggagctggaaGTGGAGCAGCTCAAGGTCAGCAGTGACCTACACTGCCAGCAGCTCACTAGCTCCAAACTCaag GACCAACTTGAACTCTCCAAGAAAGAAAATGTCAGATTGCGAGAACGAGAGCGGCAGCTGGAGATAAATGTAAAGACCTTACAAAATTGTTTGAAAAATGAGAAAGAGGAG GTCCAAAAGCTTCAGAACATCATCGCAAGCCGTGCCACACAGTACAACCATGACATgaagaggaaagagagggagttCAGTAAACTTAAAGAACGTCTCAGCCAGTTACTGACTGACAAGAAGGACAAGAAACAGG GGATGGACATTTTGAATTATGTTGGAAGGTCTGATGGAAGGAGAAGTCAGTGGAAAACTGGGAAAACAGATGCAAG ACACGAAAGCGAAATGTACAAGACTCTTCTGAATGAGTTCGATAAACACCAGAAGGAACTGATGTTGGAGAATGCAGAGCTGAAGAAAGTGCTCCAACAAATGAAGCGGGAAATGGTGGGTATTTTAAGTCCAAAGAAACACAGCCAGAAGGAGGAGACAAGCACAGAATTTACAGATCAG CAAGCAGCGTCTGATGAGGAAGAGACTTCAGAGATTTCTTGTGAACATGCCCGAGAGAAGCTCACCAACAGCATTCGGCAGCAGTGGAGGAAGCTCAAACACCACGTAGAGAACCTAGACAACAAAG cATCAATGGTGCAGCTAGGGAGGGAGGTTGGTGAGGAGATGATTTCCAGAGATATCCATcaggaagagatggagagacttAAGATTGAGATCCAGCAGTGCAAAGACTTCATTCAGACTCAGCAACAGCTTTTGCAG CAACAGCTCAACACTCCCTGTGATGAGGAGACTGCTGCTGTGCTGAATGACTGCTACATGTTAGAAGAGAAGGAGCGATTGAAAGAGGAGTGGAAAACATTTGAGGAGCAGAGAAAGAACTTTGAaatggagaggaggagtttTACAGAGGCAGCCATTAGACTGGGCCATGAG AGGAAAATGTTTGAAGAAGACCGTGCAACCTGGCTAAAGCATCAGTTTTTGAACATGACGTTTACAGAACACATGGCCATAAAAACACAGAATGCCTTATCAGACT ATTCGGTTCAAGAACAGAAACATACTTCAGGACCGAAGACCCCACTTTAG
- the LOC140538526 gene encoding vitellogenin-like yields MRAAVLALTVALVASNQINLVPEFSAGKTFVYKYEGLILGGLPQEGLGKAGVKVTSKVLIRAEAQNTFLLKLQDPQLFEYAGIWPQDSFAPAAKLLAALNPQLTVPIKFEYANGVVGKIFAPAGVSATVLNLHRGILNILQLNIKNTQNVYELHEAGTHGVCKAHYMISEDAKTHQIVVTKSKDLTHCHEKAIKDIGLAYAEKCAECQQRLQSLTGTATYTYVMKPTDAGAVVAEATAEELHQFSLFNTITGAAQMRAKQTLALLEVQNTAIAPAGAEYAARGSLKYEFATEILQTPIQLLKINNAEAQIAEVLQHLVANNAAMVHEDAPLKFLQLVQLMRVATFEGVQTIWDQYKTKPVHRRWILDAVPFVGTPVALKFIKEKFHAGEFTTAEFTQALVIGLHMANADPAAIQQAAGLALSPKIKAIPAMREVVMLGYGSMVAKHCAEVPSCSADLLKPIHEHAAEAIAKAEISEVTLALKALGNAGHPASLKPIMKLLPGFGAAAATMPMKVQVDAILALRNIAKKEPKMVQPVALQLFMDKNLHPEVRMVACIALLETKPSVALMSTVAGALEKEPNMEVASFAYSYIKSLTRSMSPDLMHVAAAANVAIRALSPKMDRLSYLSSTALHLDLYISPAMVGAAGSAFIINDAATILPRAVVTKARAYLAGAAADVLEVGVRTEGLQEALQKTPAGDRNADRVTKIKHTLKALMNWKALPAGQPLASIYVKLFGQEIAFANIEKTFIEQIIEQATQTAKPRVRELMKEAVKALQAGIAIQYAKPLLAAEVRRIVPTGVGVPMELGFYTAAVAAAAVNAKAVITPPLPEQIETVTLDQLKKTDIQLQAEARPSVAMHTFAVIGVNTALIQAAVMARGKIHTAVPGKVAARADLPRGNIKVEVLPAAAPAHIAAVSFETLAVARNVEDLPAERVASLAPAGHSGANFLIPASIQKTLCGAVPYFKIKGCLEVNSRHAGFIGCNPLYYMIGQHAARISVSKGDGPALERLEFEVHVGAKAAEKLTREISAVEAGSQEENIILMKLREILEAGLKNKNSSSSSSRSSRSSRSSSSSSSSRSSRSSRSSSSASSISSSRSGSSSSRSSSSRMFRGNDTYGPFLKFHKEQYLASHARSSSSSSIEALQRQVKLLGDAIPPAFAIIARAVRSDRNLEYQVAVYLDKATSRAQIVLSPIAEKWKMCADAVMPSKHKVSARLGWGAECQDNAATFKAETGVIESNPAVRLEVEWDKLPRLIILAATYAKRATEYLPLLRAARLAGFALDRAENKDKEVALIVALPTQTSANIIVRAPKMTLSKMDVPVPVAVPIEKDGSIPALENLDIRGAIENLDIRGAIKNLDVNAIIDKVLKYIEKIQNGIRAFIRNIDIRTITDNPHIIAILEHPYVRAIIEKWLNDIIA; encoded by the exons CGAGTAATCAGATCAACCTTG TTCCAGAGTTTTCCGCTGGTAAGACCTTTGTATACAAATATGAGGGTCTGATCTTGGGCGGTCTGCCTCAGGAGGGTCTGGGCAAGGCTGGAGTAAAAGTTACCAGCAAGGTTCTCATCAGGGCTGAGGCACAGAATACCTTTCTTCTGAAG CTCCAGGATCCTCAGCTCTTTGAGTATGCCGGGATCTGGCCCCAGGATTCTTTCGCTCCTGCTGCTAAGCTCCTCGCCGCACTGAACCCTCAACTTACAGTTCCCATCAAATTTGAGTATGCTAATGGTGTGGTAGGTAAGATATTTGCCCCTGCGGGAGTGTCTGCTACTGTCCTGAACTTGCACAGAGGCATCCTCAACATCCTCCAGCTCAATATCAAGAACACCCAGAATGTCTATGAGCTGCATGAG GCTGGAACTCATGGAGTCTGCAAGGCCCACTATATGATCAGTGAGGATGCAAAGACCCATCAGATTGTTGTGACAAAGTCCAAAGACCTGACCCACTGCCATGAGAAGGCCATCAAGGACATTGGTTTGGCTTATGCTGAGAAGTGTGCTGAATGCCAGCAG AGACTTCAGAGTCTGACTGGAACTGCAACCTACACCTACGTCATGAAGCCAACTGATGCTGGTGCTGTGGTCGCAGAGGCTACAGCTGAAGAGCTACACCAGTTCTCACTATTCAATACCATCACTGGAGCAGCACAAATGAGGGCCAA GCAAACACTGGCCCTACTGGAGGTCCAGAACACTGCTATTGCTCCAGCCGGTGCTGAATATGCGGCCCGTGGAAGCCTGAAGTATGAGTTTGCCACTGAGATTTTGCAAACCCCCATTCAGCTTCTAAAGATCAACAACGCAGAAGCACAG ATTGCGGAAGTCTTGCAGCATCTGGTTGCAAACAATGCAGCCATGGTCCATGAGGATGCTCCACTGAAGTTCCTTCAGCTTGTCCAGCTCATGCGTGTTGCTACTTTTGAGGGTGTTCAAACCATTTGGGATCAGTACAAGACCAAACCTGTTCACAG ACGATGGATTCTGGACGCAGTCCCTTTTGTTGGCACACCAGTAGCCTTGAAGTTCATCAAGGAAAAGTTCCATGCTGGCGAGTTCACCACTGCTGAATTCACTCAGGCCCTTGTGATTGGACTGCACATGGCCAATGCTGATCCAGCTGCTATTCAACAGGCTGCT GGCCTGGCACTGAGCCCCAAAATCAAGGCAATTCCAGCAATGCGTGAGGTGGTCATGCTGGGCTATGGTTCCATGGTTGCCAAACACTGTGCTGAAGTTCCTTCTTGTTCTGCTGATCTCCTCAAG CCTATCCATGAGCATGCTGCTGAAGCCATTGCCAAGGCTGAAATATCTGAAGTCACCCTGGCTCTGAAGGCTCTGGGCAATGCTGGTCACCCTGCTAGTCTTAAACCCATCATGAAGCTCTTGCCTGGATTCGGAGCTGCAGCTGCAACCATGCCCATGAAAGTTCAAGTTGATGCCATCTTGGCTCTCAGAAACATCGCTAAGAAGGAGCCAAAGATG GTTCAGCCAGTGGCCCTGCAACTTTTCATGGATAAGAATCTTCATCCTGAAGTCCGTATGGTTGCCTGTATTGCGCTACTTGAAACCAAGCCCTCAGTCGCTCTAATGTCCACTGTTGCTGGTGCTTTGGAGAAAGAGCCCAACATGGAAGTTGCCAGTTTTGCATACTCTTACATCAAGTCTCTGACCAGAAGCATGTCCCCTGATTTGATGCATGT GGCTGCTGCAGCTAATGTTGCCATTAGAGCGTTGAGCCCGAAAATGGACAGACTGAGCTACCTTTCAAGCACTGCTCTTCACTTGGACCTTTATATCT CTCCTGCCATGgttggtgctgctggtagtGCTTTCATCATCAATGATGCTGCCACCATCTTGCCCAGAGCTGTTGTGACAAAAGCTCGTGCCTACTTGGCTGGAGCAGCTGCTGATGTTCTTGAG GTTGGTGTGAGAACTGAGGGGCTCCAGGAAGCTCTACAGAAAACTCCTGCTGGAGATCGGAATGCTGATCGTGTTACCAAGATAAAGCACACCTTGAAGGCA CTGATGAACTGGAAGGCTTTGCCAGCCGGTCAGCCACTGGCTTCCATCTACGTGAAACTCTTTGGACAGGAAATTGCTTTTGCCAACATTGAAAAAACCTTCATTGAGCAGATCATTGAGCAGGCAACACAG ACTGCAAAACCACGCGTACGTGAACTGATGAAGGAGGCTGTTAAGGCCTTGCAGGCTGGCATTGCCATCCAATATGCCAAGCCTTTGCTGGCAGCTGAGGTACGCCGCATTGTCCCCACTGGTGTTGGTGTCCCCATGGAGCTTGGTTTTtacactgctgctgttgctgctgcagcTGTCAATG CAAAGGCTGTCATTACACCTCCCCTACCTGAGCAGATAGAGACTGTCACTCTTGATCAGTTAAAGAAGACTGACATCCAGTTGCAAGCTGAGGCCAGACCAAG TGTTGCCATGCATACCTTTGCTGTGATTGGAGTAAACACTGCCTTGATTCAGGCCGCTGTCATGGCCAGAGGAAAGATTCACACTGCTGTGCCTGGAAAAGTGGCTGCAAGAGCTGACCTTCCAAGAGGAAACATCAAGGTGGAGGTTCtgcctgctgctgctcctgctcatattgctgctgtcag CTTTGAGACTCTTGCTGTAGCCAGAAATGTTGAGGATCTCCCTGCTGAGAGAGTAGCATCTCTGGCACCTGCTGGGCACTCTGGTGCTAACTTCTTGATACCTGCTTCAATTCAGAAGACCTTGTGTGGTGCTGTGCCCTACTTTAAAATCAAGGGATGCCTCGAGGTTAACTCACGCCATGCTGGCTTTATAGGGTGCAACCCTCTGTACTATATGATTGGGCAGCATGCAGCTCGTATTTCTGTTTCTAAAG GTGATGGTCCTGCTCTTGAAAGACTGGAGTTTGAGGTTCATGTTGGTGCTAAGGCAGCTGAGAAGCTTACTAGGGAAATCAGTGCTGTTGAAGCTGGAAGCCAAGAAGAAAACATCATCCTGATGAAACTGAGGGAAATCCTGGAGGCTGGACTGAAAAACAAGAACTCCTCAAGCAGCTCGAGCCGTTCAAGCCGCTCAAGCCGTTCAAGTAGCTCAAGTAGCTCAAGTCGCTCCAGCCGCTCAAGCCGCTCCAGCAGCTCTGCTTCCTCCATTAGCAGCAGCAGGAGTGGCAGTAGCTCTTCAAGATCTTCTAGCTCCCGAATGTTTAGG GGTAACGATACATATGGCCCCTTCCTGAAATTCCACAAGGAACAG TACTTGGCATCACATGCAAGGTCCAGCAGTTCATCTAGCATCGAGGCCCTCCAAAGACAG GTCAAGCTTCTTGGAGATGCTATTCCTCCTGCATTTGCCATCATTGCTCGTGCTGTTAGAAGTGATCGCAATCTAGAATACCAGGTTGCTGTCTACTTGGATAAAGCCACCTCAAGAGCACAGATTGTGCTTTCCCCTATTGCTGAGAAATGGAAGATGTGTGCTGATGCTGTAATGCCAAGCAAGCATAAAGTCAGC GCCAGGCTTGGTTGGGGAGCAGAGTGCCAGGACAACGCTGCAACTTTTAAGGCTGAAACTGGTGTTATCGAATCAAACCCTGCTGTCCGTTTGGAAGTGGAATGGGACAAACTCCCAAGACTTATAATCCTTGCAGCCACATATGCTAAAAG GGCCACAGAGTACCTCCCACTGCTCAGAGCAGCTCGCCTCGCTGGATTTGCTCTTGATAGAGCTGAAAACAAAGACAAGGAGGTTGCCCTCATTGTGGCACTACCAACTCAGACGTCCGCGAACATCATTGTGAGAGCTCCAAAG ATGACCCTGTCAAAAATGGATGTACCTGTTCCTGTTGCTGTGCCCATTGAAAAAGATGGAAGCATTCCAGCTCTTGAGAATCTGGACATTCGTGGCGCAATTGAGAATCTGGACATTCGTGGCGCTATTAAGAATTTAGACGTTAATGCCATCATCGACAAAGTGCTTAAATATATTGAGAAAATTCAAAACGGTATTCGTGCCTTCATTCGGAATATTGACATCCGCACCATCACTGACAATCCACATATTATTGCCATCCTTGAGCATCCATATGTTCGTGCCATCATTGAAAAATGGCTAAATGATATTATTGCCTGA